The Phyllostomus discolor isolate MPI-MPIP mPhyDis1 chromosome 4, mPhyDis1.pri.v3, whole genome shotgun sequence genome window below encodes:
- the TMEM185B gene encoding transmembrane protein 185B isoform X2 yields the protein MNPRGLFQDFNPSKFLIYACLLLFSVLLPLRLDGIIQWSYWAVFAPIWLWKLLVIAGASVGAGVWARNPRYRTEGETCVEFKAMLIAVGIHLLLLMFEVLVCDRVERGTHFWLLVFMPLFFVSPVSVAACVWGFRHDRSLELEILCSVNILQFIFIALRLDRIIHWPWSLDVVAEQRRTHVTMAISWITIVVPLLTFEVLLVHRLDGHNTFSYISIFVPLWLSLITLMATTFRRKGGNHWWFGIRRDFCQFLLEIFPFLREYGNISYDLHHEDSEDAEETSIPDAPKIAPMFGKKARVVITQSPGKYVPPPPKLNIDMPD from the exons ATGAACCCCAGGGGCCTGTTCCAAGACTTCAACCCGAGTAAGTTCCTCATCTACGCCTGCCTCCTGCTCTTCTCCGTGCTGCTGCCCCTCCGCCTGGATGGCATCATCCAGTGGAGCTACTGGGCCGTCTTCGCTCCCATATGGCTGTGGAAGCTTCTTGTCATCGCAGGCGCCTCGGTGGGTGCGGGCGTTTGGGCCCGAAACCCTCGCTACCGCACCGAGGGGGAGACTTGCGTGGAGTTCAAAGCCATGTTGATCGCTGTGGGCATCCATTTGCTGCTGCTTATGTTCGAAGTCCTGGTCTGCGATAGGGTAGAGAGAGGGACCCACTTCTGGTTGCTGGTCTTCATGCCACTCTTCTTCGTATCTCCCGTGTCGGTGGCTGCCTGCGTGTGGGGGTTTCGACATGATAGGTCACTCGAGCTGGAGATACTGTGCTCTGTCAACATCCTGCAGTTCATCTTCATTGCCCTCAGGCTGGACAGGATTATCCACTGGCCGTG GTCTCTGGATGTCGTGGCAGAACAGCGGAGAACACACGTGACCATGGCCATCAGCTGGATCACTATTGTCGTGCCCCTGCTCACTTTTGAGGTTCTGCTGGTTCACAGATTGGATGGCCACAATACATTTTCTTACATCTCCATATTTGTCCCTCTTTGGCTTTCATTAATAACTTTAATGGCCACTACATTTAGACGAAAAGGGGGCAACCATTGGTGGTTTGGTATTCGCAGAGATTTCTGTCAGTTTCTGcttgaaattttcccatttttaagagAATACGGGAACATTTCATATGATCTACATCATGAAGATAGTGAAGATGCTGAAGAAACATCCATTCCAGATGCTCCTAAAATCGCTCCAATGTTTGGAAAGAAGGCCAGGGTAGTTATAACCCAGAGCCCAGGAAAATATGTTCCCCCACCACCCAAGTTAAATATTGATATGCCAGATTAA
- the TMEM185B gene encoding transmembrane protein 185B isoform X1 yields the protein MNPRGLFQDFNPSKFLIYACLLLFSVLLPLRLDGIIQWSYWAVFAPIWLWKLLVIAGASVGAGVWARNPRYRTEGETCVEFKAMLIAVGIHLLLLMFEVLVCDRVERGTHFWLLVFMPLFFVSPVSVAACVWGFRHDRSLELEILCSVNILQFIFIALRLDRIIHWPWLVVFVPLWILMSFLCLVVLYYIVWSLLFLRSLDVVAEQRRTHVTMAISWITIVVPLLTFEVLLVHRLDGHNTFSYISIFVPLWLSLITLMATTFRRKGGNHWWFGIRRDFCQFLLEIFPFLREYGNISYDLHHEDSEDAEETSIPDAPKIAPMFGKKARVVITQSPGKYVPPPPKLNIDMPD from the coding sequence ATGAACCCCAGGGGCCTGTTCCAAGACTTCAACCCGAGTAAGTTCCTCATCTACGCCTGCCTCCTGCTCTTCTCCGTGCTGCTGCCCCTCCGCCTGGATGGCATCATCCAGTGGAGCTACTGGGCCGTCTTCGCTCCCATATGGCTGTGGAAGCTTCTTGTCATCGCAGGCGCCTCGGTGGGTGCGGGCGTTTGGGCCCGAAACCCTCGCTACCGCACCGAGGGGGAGACTTGCGTGGAGTTCAAAGCCATGTTGATCGCTGTGGGCATCCATTTGCTGCTGCTTATGTTCGAAGTCCTGGTCTGCGATAGGGTAGAGAGAGGGACCCACTTCTGGTTGCTGGTCTTCATGCCACTCTTCTTCGTATCTCCCGTGTCGGTGGCTGCCTGCGTGTGGGGGTTTCGACATGATAGGTCACTCGAGCTGGAGATACTGTGCTCTGTCAACATCCTGCAGTTCATCTTCATTGCCCTCAGGCTGGACAGGATTATCCACTGGCCGTGGTTGGTGGTGTTCGTGCCCCTCTGGATCCTCATGTCATTCCTCTGCCTGGTCGTCCTCTATTACATTGTCTGGTCCCTCCTGTTCCTTAGGTCTCTGGATGTCGTGGCAGAACAGCGGAGAACACACGTGACCATGGCCATCAGCTGGATCACTATTGTCGTGCCCCTGCTCACTTTTGAGGTTCTGCTGGTTCACAGATTGGATGGCCACAATACATTTTCTTACATCTCCATATTTGTCCCTCTTTGGCTTTCATTAATAACTTTAATGGCCACTACATTTAGACGAAAAGGGGGCAACCATTGGTGGTTTGGTATTCGCAGAGATTTCTGTCAGTTTCTGcttgaaattttcccatttttaagagAATACGGGAACATTTCATATGATCTACATCATGAAGATAGTGAAGATGCTGAAGAAACATCCATTCCAGATGCTCCTAAAATCGCTCCAATGTTTGGAAAGAAGGCCAGGGTAGTTATAACCCAGAGCCCAGGAAAATATGTTCCCCCACCACCCAAGTTAAATATTGATATGCCAGATTAA